Proteins encoded in a region of the Oncorhynchus keta strain PuntledgeMale-10-30-2019 chromosome 3, Oket_V2, whole genome shotgun sequence genome:
- the LOC118368022 gene encoding zinc finger protein 501-like codes for MSNFIALQTQLASVMETLVHAAVAELGKLVEDSSVFVFSLELTQGLSEDEELSAKVQTESQNKMTDFATIMEVLGNEALGKIMKIVDDTKFLMDFESKSFKGHRGKKAKPQASILNILSVGGMAEEHSYGGSGKSVAQTISMESADVEELDTPESPLVLAVSVKDEHGQIDLGAIAERAADDAFAGNSSSEHQYGMISDGPLVNPTDILLETLFAQKKLFICTECGKSFSTQSNLKSHQRLHTGEKPFVCMFCNKAFAHKQSCNDHIRTHTGEKPFICGVCGKCFGKQAHLKTHSIIHTGEKPYSCTVCGKSFNLAQNLSRHQQIHTGEKIFTCLLCGKGFTRAVTLKTHQLIHTGQKPFKCIQCEKSFRHAVNLKNHQRIHTGVRPFSCDLCGKTFRQSVNLKIHKRIHTGERPYICTECGKTFSQQSSLMSHGRTHSNERPFQCSFCEKRFNNANSLKLHQRIHTGEKPYSCEICGKTFSQGSHLRTHKRHVHAGGKQYICDKCGKRYSDKRNLKMHKCVYAST; via the exons ATGTCAAATTTCATCGCGTTGCAGACCCAGTTGGCCTCTGTCATGGAGACCCTTGTTCACGCGGCGGTGGCCGAACTAGGTAAACTTGTAGAGGACAGTTCTGTTTTCGTGTTCAGCCTGGAACTGACCCAGGGGCTTAGCGAGGATGAAGAATTATCGGCAAAAGTGCAGACGGAGAGTCAGAATAAGATG ACAGACTTTGCCACAATCATGGAGGTACTGGGCAATGAGGCATTGGGTAAAATAATGAAAATTGTGGATGATACAAAGTTTTTGATGGACTTTGAATCCAAGTCCTTCAAAGGCCATAGAGGGAAAAAAGCCAAACCACAAGCGAGCATCTTGAATATTCTGTCAGTTGGAGGAATGG CGGAGGAACATTCTTATGGCGGAAGTGGTAAATCTGTGGCGCAAACTATTTCAATGGAG TCTGCAGATGTGGAGGAATTGGACACACCAGAATCTCCCCTTGTCTTGGCTGTTTCTGTCAAAGACGAGCATGGGCAAATAGACCTGGGGGCCATTGCAGAGA GAGCTGCCGATGATGCTTTTGCAGGGAACTCTTCTTCAGAGCACCAGTATGGTATGATTAGCGATGGCCCCCTGGTGAACCCCACAGACATCCTATTGGAGACTTTGTTTGCCCAAAAGAAGCTCTTCATTTGCACAGAGTGTGGGAAAAGTTTCTCCACGCAGAGTAACCTCAAATCCCACCAGCGACTTCACACTGGCGAGAAACCATTTGTGTGCATGTTCTGCAACAAAGCATTTGCCCACAAACAGAGTTGTAATGATCACATCCGCACCCACACTGGTGAGAAGCCCTTCATATGTGGCGTGTGTGGGAAATGCTTCGGCAAGCAGGCGCACCTCAAGACCCATTCGATAATCCACACGGGTGAAAAGCCTTACAGCTGCACTGTGTGTGGCAAGAGCTTCAACCTGGCTCAGAATCTGTCTAGACACCAGCAAATTCACACGGGAGAGAAAATCTTCACCTGTTTACTGTGCGGGAAAGGCTTCACACGCGCTgtaacactgaagacccatcaacTCATTCACACTGGACAAAAGCCCTTCAAGTGTATTCAGTGTGAGAAGAGTTTCCGCCACGCTGTCAATCTGAAGAACCACCAGCGTATTCATACAGGCGTCAGGCCATTTAGTTGTGACTTGTGTGGCAAGACATTCCGTCAATCGGTTAATCTTAAAATACACAAGCGCATCCACACTGGAGAGAGGCCATATATCTGCACAGAATGCGGCAAGACCTTCAGTCAGCAGAGTAGTCTCATGTCTCACGGACGCACCCACTCTAACGAGAGACCTTTCCAGTGTAGCTTCTGCGAGAAAAGATTCAACAACGCCAACAGTCTGAAGTTGCACCAGAGAAtccatacaggagagaagccgtaCAGCTGTGAAATCTGTGGGAAGACCTTCAGTCAGGGCAGTCATCTTCGAACACACAAGAGGCATGTCCACGCAGGAGGGAAACAGTACATCTGTGATAAATGTGGGAAGAGGTATTCAGACAAACGGAATCTTAAgatgcacaaatgtgtttatgcCTCAACCTAA
- the dnajc9 gene encoding dnaJ homolog subfamily C member 9 encodes MGLLDQCEELFKTSNLYDVIGVTKDASEAEVRRGYYKVSLQVHPDRSPGDGQATAKFQTLGKVYAVLSDKDQRAIYDEQGIVDEESDSLDQDRNWEEYWRTMFPKITLQDILNFEKSYKDSEEEKHDLMRVYEEHKGDMDMIMENVLCATQEDEPRIRAVLQCAIDSKVLLAHKAFTNESAKKKSSRKRKADKERKEAEEMQKEMGLNSEDSLVAMIKKNQKSKEAGFNNFMDNLEAKYCKKRPSSSSGRKGKK; translated from the exons ATGGGTTTACTGGATCAATGTGAGGAGCTGTTCAAGACGTCAAACCTTTATGATGTAATCGGTGTCACAAAAGATGCATCGGAGGCAGAGGTTCGACGGGGTTATTATAAAGTCTCACTACAAGTCCACCCTGACAGATCACCAGGTGACGGGCAAGCCACTGCCAAGTTCCAG ACTCTAGGGAAGGTGTATGCAGTCTTGAGTGACAAAGACCAAAGGGCCATTTACGACGAGCAGGGCATAGTAGACGAGGAGTCCGACTCACTTGACCAAGATCGTAACTGGGAAGAATATTGGAGAACAATGTTTCCTAAG ATCACACTTCAAGATATCCTGAACTTTGAGAAGTCCTACAAGGACTCTGAGGAAGAAAAGCATGATCTGATGCGGGTCTATGAGGAGCACAAGGGCGACATGGACATGATCATGGAGAACGTGCTGTGTGCCACCCAGGAGGACGAACCACGGATCAGAGCCGTCCTCCAGTGCGCCATCGACTCCAAGGTGCTGCTAGCTCACAAGGCTTTCACCAACGAGAGTGCTAAGAAGAAAAGCAGCCGCAAACGCAAG GCCGATAAAGAGCGTAAAGAGGCAGAGGAGATGCAGAAAGAGATGGGCCTGAACAGCGAGGACAGCCTGGTGGCCATGATCAAG AAAAATCAGAAGTCAAAAGAGGCAGGCTTTAACAATTTTATGGATAACCTGGAGGCAAAGTACTGCAAGAAAAGACCAAGCTCCTCCTCAGGAAGGAAGGGAAAGAAGTAA
- the nudt13 gene encoding nucleoside diphosphate-linked moiety X motif 13 — MLQPLRILFRPKWMVSRSSASYVSRMRHLNKIKEEDVACRAALQSGNIFLYHKLAPLLRRTDSGIYQLPALQTKDVEEILEKLGEDKEMVKESILINCTEQNEAQFSFDVGAIEQAAVEELCRGTFVDLRKAFFLLRGSEAPLVARGQALLRWHQTNGFCSSTGQPTQRNQSGSQRVCHSSGITYYPKMSPVVIVLVSDGKRCLLARQSTFPRGMYSALAGFCDIGETMEEALRREIAEEVGLEVESIQYSGSQHWPFPQSSFMVACHATVNPDKTHVSVDKVELEDARWFSLEEVQEALTIKAPPRNNKGEPTVFWVPPSYAIANRLIQEWANQQHLKS, encoded by the exons ATGCTCCAGCCACTGAGGATTCTCTTCAGACCCAAGTGGATGGTCTCACGGTCCTCCGCCAGCTATGTGTCCAGGATGAG GCACTTGAATAAGATAAAGGAGGAGGATGTGGCATGTCGAGCAGCATTGCAGTCTGGGAATATTTTCCTCTATCACAAACTGGCTCCTCTACTGCGGCGGACTGACAGTGGAATATACCAGCTCCCAGCTCTCCAGACCAAAG ATGTAGAAGAGATTTTGGAAAAGCTTGGAGAGGACAAGGAGATGGTGAAGGAATCCATTCTCATCAACTGCACTGAACAGAACGAAGCACAGTTCTCCTTTGATGTTG GGGCGATTGAGCAGGCTGCTGTGGAGGAGCTGTGTAGAGGAACCTTCGTAGACCTGAGGAAAGCCTTCTTCCTACTGAGAGGTTCTGAGGCACCGCTTGTAGCCAGA GGGCAGGCGCTCCTTCGCTGGCACCAGACCAATGGCTTCTGCAGCTCCACTGGGCAGCCCACCCAAAGGAACCAGTCTGGCAGTCAGCGTGTGTGTCACAGCAGTGGGATCACTTATTACCCTAAG ATGTCTCCGGTGGTGATCGTACTGGTGTCTGATGGGAAACGGTGTTTGCTGGCGAGGCAGTCCACCTTTCCACGGGGGATGTACAGTGCACTGGCAGGCTTCTGTGACATTG GTGAGACCATGGAGGAGGCACTCCGCAGGGAGATAGCTGAGGAGGTGGGGCTGGAGGTGGAGTCTATCCAGTACTCAGGCTCTCAGCACTGGCCCTTCCCACAGAGCTCCTTCATGGTGGCCTGTCACGCCACCGTCAACCCAGACAAGACACAC gtcagtgtggataaggtGGAGTTAGAGGATGCACGGTGGTTCAGCCTAGAGGAAGTCCAAGAGGCGCTGACGATCAAGGCACCACCACGGAACAACAAAGGAGAGCCTACTGTGTTCTGGGTCCCACCAAGCTACGCCATAGCTAACCGGTTGATCCAGGAATGGGCCAATCAACAACACCTCAAATCATAG